From Brassica oleracea var. oleracea cultivar TO1000 chromosome C3, BOL, whole genome shotgun sequence, a single genomic window includes:
- the LOC106328096 gene encoding translin gives MMNSAYRSVHLTASRLINPNPISSSLLHLLPLYSCTHAAPPRSSPLRRRFLATPSSSSFYIPMAAGDDQVPPPESHLLEKQFESFRVQLEESAALREQIRAVVMEIESATRLIQANLLLVHQSRPIPEIIEKAKEKIDDLKKFYGRLAEILQKCPGQYYRYHGDWRSETQAVVSQLAFMHWLETGTLLVHAEAEAKLGLNSLEFGLETEDYLTGICFMSNDLPRYVVNRVTAGDYDCPRKVMNFLTDLHAAFRMLNLRNDFLRKKFDSMKYDLRRVEEVYYDVKIRGLISGEDPPPPNVQAQS, from the exons ATGATGAACTCAGCGTACCGAAGCGTTCACTTGACAGCGTCTCGTCTGATAAACCCTAACCCCATCTCCTCTTCCCTTCTCCATCTTCTCCCTCTCTACTCCTGCACCCACGCTGCTCCTCCTCGCTCCTCTCCTCTCCGCCGTCGATTCTTAGCAACTCCTTCCTCTTCCTCTTTCTACATTCCTATGGCGGCAGGAGATGACCAGGTCCCTCCACCGGAGTCTCATTTGCTCGAGAAGCAGTTCGAGAGCTTCCGCGTTCAGCTCGAAGAGTCTGCAGCTTTGAGAGAGCAGATTCGCGCTGTGGTTATGGAGATTGAGTCCGCCACGAGGCTCATTCAAGCTAACCTCCTTCTCGTTCACCAGTCTCGACCCATTCCCG AGATTATCGAGAAAGCTAAAGAAAAGATCGATGATTTGAAGAAGTTTTACGGTCGGCTTGCTGAGATCCTTCAGAAGTGTCCTGGACAGTACTATAG GTACCATGGGGACTGGAGGAGTGAGACGCAGGCAGTGGTCTCCCAGCTTGCTTTTATGCACTGGCTAGAAACTGGAACTCTTCTTGTGCATGCCGAAGCTGAAGCAAAACTTGGGT TGAACAGTTTGGAGTTTGGACTGGAGACAGAAGATTATCTGACTG GAATTTGCTTCATGTCAAACGATTTG CCTAGGTACGTGGTGAATAGAGTAACAGCAGGAGACTATGACTGCCCGAGAAAGGTGATGAACTTCTTAACGGATCTTCATGCAGCCTTCCGCATGCTCAACCTCAGGAACGATTTTCTTCGCAAGAAATTCGACA GTATGAAATATGACCTAAGGAGAGTGGAAGAAGTATACTATGATGTTAAGATCCGAGGGTTGATTTCTGGTGAAGATCCTCCTCCTCCTAACGTCCAAGCCCAATCCTAA
- the LOC106328095 gene encoding uncharacterized protein LOC106328095 isoform X1 codes for MDWTGIVPPFGMDPRPYSPETFAGFKCHSVVDENVCHSMKDMKSFFMEPKHDNFAVDSFLGLGMENMGLISSKMEEFSLGLDFSFLPDEYGGLDPWSKQDREAGLKPEILDGFLDEVEDVEHIYASHHPPSTANHFLPETQVKKEVSELDGEPYGLMTFSTESHSPSGSIGLSEWSKETAVPHAESSGNVKDGFATTNSNEMHWSSYESEDDRKPLSTLLLGSWVGRGRSRNKNLLNTRCTSLESFGETKSCLSYDFRPRKEPLESTLSSDDPITSSESEDDKSVTTIKSKSRSDRRKHQRMWTIDEVVKLLDGISHFGLGKWTDIKNLFFHSASHRTPVDIRDKWRNLLNYSNKHNGDEEGAEKQRWSAGRTIPKDILHRVRELASLHSKSLCDFHGSSRNSSMSRKKKNKNKKRS; via the exons ATGGACTGGACTGGAATAGTGCCTCCTTTTGGGATGGACCCGAGACCTTATTCTCCTGAAACTTTTGCTGGATTCAAGTGTCACAGT GTTGTTGATGAGAATGTTTGCCATTCAATGAAGGACATGAAGAGCTTCTTTATGGAACCTAAGCATGACAATTTCGCCGTGGATAGTTTCTTAGGCCTTGGTATGGAGAATATGGGCTTAATAAGCTCCAAGATGGAAGAGTTTTCACTTGGACTTGACTTTAGCTTTCTCCCAGATGAGTATG GTGGTCTAGATCCTTGGAGCAAGCAAGATAGAGAAGCAGGTTTAAAGCCAGAA ATTCTTGATGGGTTTCTGGATGAAGTTGAGGACGTGGAACATATCTACGCATCTCACCATCCTCCTTCAACTGCCAACCATTTCCTTCCAG AAACACAAGTCAAGAAGGAAGTATCTGAATTAGATGGTGAACCTTATGGTCTTATGACCTTCAGCACAGAATCTCATTCTCCTAGTGGAAGCATCGGACTCTCCGAGTGGTCAAAAGAAACAGCTGTTCCACATGCTGAATCCAGTGGAAATGTTAAAGATGGTTTTGCTACAACAAACTCAAACGAGATGCACTGGTCTTCTTATGAGTCAGAAGATGACAGGAAACCACTATCCACTTTACTACTAGGCTCTTGGGTTGGACGAGGCAGGAGTCGAAACAAGAACTTGCTCAACACCCGTTGTACTAG TTTAGAGTCTTTCGGTGAAACAAAGTCTTGTTTGTCTTATGACTTCAGGCCTCGGAAAGAACCTCTG GAGAGTACATTGTCATCTGATGATCCAATAACTTCATCTGAGAGCGAAGATGACAAATCTGTAACAACAATCAAATCCAAAAGCAGAAGTGACAGGAGAAAGCATCAGAGGATGTGGACTATTGATGAAGTGGTGAAGTTGCTTGATGGTATCTCTCACTTTGGTCTTGGCAAATGGACTGATATAAAGAACCTCTTCTTTCACTCCGCATCGCACCGCACGCCTGTTGATATCAGA GATAAATGGCGTAATTTACTGAATTACAGTAACAAGCATAATGGTGATGAAGAG GGTGCAGAAAAACAACGGTGGTCAGCGGGTCGCACTATCCCTAAGGATATACTACATCGTGTAAGAGAACTTGCTTCACTCCACTCCAAGTCATTGTGTGACTTTCATGGCTCCTCAAGAAACTCAAGTATGTCAAGGAAGAAGAAGAATAAGAATAAGAAGAGGAGTTGA
- the LOC106328095 gene encoding uncharacterized protein LOC106328095 isoform X2, giving the protein MDWTGIVPPFGMDPRPYSPETFAGFKCHSDMKSFFMEPKHDNFAVDSFLGLGMENMGLISSKMEEFSLGLDFSFLPDEYGGLDPWSKQDREAGLKPEILDGFLDEVEDVEHIYASHHPPSTANHFLPETQVKKEVSELDGEPYGLMTFSTESHSPSGSIGLSEWSKETAVPHAESSGNVKDGFATTNSNEMHWSSYESEDDRKPLSTLLLGSWVGRGRSRNKNLLNTRCTSLESFGETKSCLSYDFRPRKEPLESTLSSDDPITSSESEDDKSVTTIKSKSRSDRRKHQRMWTIDEVVKLLDGISHFGLGKWTDIKNLFFHSASHRTPVDIRDKWRNLLNYSNKHNGDEEGAEKQRWSAGRTIPKDILHRVRELASLHSKSLCDFHGSSRNSSMSRKKKNKNKKRS; this is encoded by the exons ATGGACTGGACTGGAATAGTGCCTCCTTTTGGGATGGACCCGAGACCTTATTCTCCTGAAACTTTTGCTGGATTCAAGTGTCACAGT GACATGAAGAGCTTCTTTATGGAACCTAAGCATGACAATTTCGCCGTGGATAGTTTCTTAGGCCTTGGTATGGAGAATATGGGCTTAATAAGCTCCAAGATGGAAGAGTTTTCACTTGGACTTGACTTTAGCTTTCTCCCAGATGAGTATG GTGGTCTAGATCCTTGGAGCAAGCAAGATAGAGAAGCAGGTTTAAAGCCAGAA ATTCTTGATGGGTTTCTGGATGAAGTTGAGGACGTGGAACATATCTACGCATCTCACCATCCTCCTTCAACTGCCAACCATTTCCTTCCAG AAACACAAGTCAAGAAGGAAGTATCTGAATTAGATGGTGAACCTTATGGTCTTATGACCTTCAGCACAGAATCTCATTCTCCTAGTGGAAGCATCGGACTCTCCGAGTGGTCAAAAGAAACAGCTGTTCCACATGCTGAATCCAGTGGAAATGTTAAAGATGGTTTTGCTACAACAAACTCAAACGAGATGCACTGGTCTTCTTATGAGTCAGAAGATGACAGGAAACCACTATCCACTTTACTACTAGGCTCTTGGGTTGGACGAGGCAGGAGTCGAAACAAGAACTTGCTCAACACCCGTTGTACTAG TTTAGAGTCTTTCGGTGAAACAAAGTCTTGTTTGTCTTATGACTTCAGGCCTCGGAAAGAACCTCTG GAGAGTACATTGTCATCTGATGATCCAATAACTTCATCTGAGAGCGAAGATGACAAATCTGTAACAACAATCAAATCCAAAAGCAGAAGTGACAGGAGAAAGCATCAGAGGATGTGGACTATTGATGAAGTGGTGAAGTTGCTTGATGGTATCTCTCACTTTGGTCTTGGCAAATGGACTGATATAAAGAACCTCTTCTTTCACTCCGCATCGCACCGCACGCCTGTTGATATCAGA GATAAATGGCGTAATTTACTGAATTACAGTAACAAGCATAATGGTGATGAAGAG GGTGCAGAAAAACAACGGTGGTCAGCGGGTCGCACTATCCCTAAGGATATACTACATCGTGTAAGAGAACTTGCTTCACTCCACTCCAAGTCATTGTGTGACTTTCATGGCTCCTCAAGAAACTCAAGTATGTCAAGGAAGAAGAAGAATAAGAATAAGAAGAGGAGTTGA
- the LOC106334005 gene encoding indole-3-acetic acid-induced protein ARG7-like: MKSKFIKSCEKKLKMMTCKVITPCTFCKTCCQRIYQAFEKKAEVIPKDVPKGHLVVYVGEESRRFVIKISLLTHPLFKALLDQAQDAYGFSADSRLWIPCDVSTFLHVVRCAGAPRRQNKCMCI, from the coding sequence ATGAAGAGCAAGTTCATCAAGTCCTGCGAAAAGAAACTGAAAATGATGACATGCAAAGTCATAACCCCTTGTACGTTTTGCAAGACATGCTGCCAAAGAATTTACCAGGCGTTCGAGAAGAAAGCTGAGGTGATACCAAAGGATGTCCCTAAGGGACACTTGGTTGTCTATGTAGGTGAGGAGTCCAGGAGGTTTGTGATAAAGATCAGCTTGCTTACACACCCACTCTTCAAGGCATTGCTGGATCAAGCACAGGATGCTTACGGTTTCAGTGCTGACTCCAGACTATGGATTCCATGCGATGTGAGTACCTTCCTCCATGTTGTGCGTTGCGCTGGTGCTCCACGGCGTCAGAACAAGTGCATGTGTATCTAG